The sequence below is a genomic window from Lolium perenne isolate Kyuss_39 chromosome 4, Kyuss_2.0, whole genome shotgun sequence.
gaaaagctctagcacatgatttaatccctgctttcctctgcgaagggcctttcttttactttatgttgagtcagtttacctacttctttctatcttagaagcaaacacttgtgtcaactgtgtgcattgattcttacatgcttgcttattgcactcatcatattactttgtgttgacaattatccatgagatatacatgttaaaagttgaaagtaattgctgaaacttaaatcttcctttgtgttgcttcaaaaccttttattaagaatctattgctttatgagttaactcttatgcaagacttttttatgcttgtcttgaaagtactattcatgaaaagtttttgctatatgattcagttgtttagtcattatctttttgttagcaaactatagaccattgctttgattctcttcattcatctcatatgatttacaatagtattgatcaagataatgttggtagcatgtcacttcagaaattattctttttatcgtttacctactcgagggcgagtaggaactaagcttggggatgcttgatacgtctccaacgtatctataatttcttatgttccatgctaattttatgacaatacctacatgttttattcacactttataatgtttttatgcattttctgggactaacctattaacaagatgccacagtgccagttcctgttttctgctatttttgatttcagaaaagctggtttacaaatattctcggaattggacgaaacaaaagcccacggccctattttccacggagtgttccagaagaccgaagaagagtcgaggaaggccagcagggggcccacaccatagggcggcgcggctgtgGGCCCCCCCGCGCCggcatgtggggagggagccccttgGCTCCCCCGAcgttgccccttcgcctatatattgccccagacgcgaaaaccctagaaaatccagtcatattccacgaagagttccgcagcaccgccgccatcgacgacaagtttagggggacataatctctgttccgacacgccgccgggacggggaattgcccccggagtcatcttcatcgacaccacctccatcttcatcgtgtgtgattccttgatgacgttgtggagcttgtttactccggcttgaggtgtgcttttacagccctacacaatgaatggtgtttgttatccaacaagagagtgtttgagagtagcaattatttattaaattatgtgatcattgttgagagtgtccactagtgaaagtatgatccctaggccttgtttctaagcattgaaacaccgtttctaacaagttctgctacgtgttcgcttgctgctatttttatttcagattgcaattgctacttataatcatccatattacttgtatttcactatctcttcgccgaactagtgcacctatacatctgacaagtgtattaggtgtgttggggacacaagagacttcttgtatcttaattgcagggttgcttgagagggatatctttgacctctacctccccgagttcgataaaccttgggtggctcacttaagggaaacttgctgctgttctacgaacctctgctcttggaggcccaacactgtctacaggaatagaagcgtgcgtagacatcagcgtctCGGACGTTCGTCTAGGTATCTATCAATAAAGATATGAGAGTTCTTGAGTTGTCAAGGGTAATCATGTGTACTTGggtatccttgaatctgtcaagggagttcaagatctatcggtcctatggatcatcaaggtgcatcgtgaaagatcgggacAACAATCCTCATCAAGGTGCAAACAGCTATCGCGTGAACTGCAAACGCCTACCGACTGAGCTACAATGGGCTAACCCAGGAGGTTCCAACGACCGCCGCGAGAGCTACAAGGAGGCTACGGTGCGACGATCGAACGGTCGTCTTCTCCGATGACTGTCATGGCTCATGGAAGAGCGGCACTGGCGAGCCACTTGTGTGAAGCCTTTGGGGATAGGTAGGGGACTCCCCGCGAAGGCGTCGCTGCTGTTGCAAGCTAGAGGCCTCTTCTACGAGGAGCTTCTTCCCGGCGGCCAGCGGCGGTCACTGCTCCGGTGGAGCTTCCTGGCAGCAGGCACAACTTACGGTAGAGTTGCGCGTGGGACGGAGCGGATTTTATGCGAGCCATGCGGGAAACTGGGGGGAATTTGCTGCAGCCAAACTTAGATCATGTGTTCTAGGCTAGAGAGAAAAGCACCCACGTGGTGGCCCATCTGATGATGCATCTCATGCAATCGAAACAACTCCAAAGGCGGAGGATTTTCGCCCCAAGCCTTGGAAGATCCTCAACTCAGGAGCCAAAAGCACTTTTCGATAAAGTGGACTATATGTATATGTAAATGCAGAATATATTTTCTGCTGAAGAGATACATATTACTGCTACGGGCACGGCGTGATGCCGTGCCAAAGGCTACTAGTTGAACTGACCAGCCGAGCACGGAGAGGGGAGGAGGACACACGAAACTGGGCAGCGGCTGACGTGCCTAACAAGAGGCCAGGGAGCCGGGGCAGGACGCGCCCTGCAACGTGAAGACGAAGGTTGCCGATCACCGGCTGTTGACGTGTATAAGTAGATTGATtacccctttccatcagttcggacttttggttcaagtggctagtgcatgaacttTAACATTGTATTAGATcaccaggtctcgagttcaaatcctggctttcacaatttattctaaaatCCCTAATTTATTCTAAATTCCTCGCAGCCTCTTGCCGTGTGGTCCCAGCGCtgcctctctacacgtgttgacttatcttctcgtcttcccgtcacacgtgagagggggtgttgacgtgtataagtagattgcctacccctttccatcagttcggacttttagttcaaatggctagtgcatgaacctTAACACCGGCGACCGAGGATGTCGCGGACATGGCGTGACCGGCAGCGACCCAGCACCGCGCCATGATGCACATCCAGCGTGAAGGTTAGCCGTCGGAGCTCTCCGCCACGCTGACAAGGTGCGCCATCGCACCGACGATGCCGACCATGACTGTGGAGGCCCTGCTTCTTCACGTCACCACAATCTGCGGCGAACAAGATCGTCTCTATCGAGGAGGAGGCCACCACTGGAGCTTCCCATATGCAGCCCGTCTGCGTGCACTGGTACGTACATGGTGCAGTCCACCAGGGGAACAGACGCAAGAAACAAAGGACAGCAGACGAGACGCGCCTAACAAGAGAAGAGATCGGAGGCAGCAGACATCGGCTCAACGGCGGCAGCCACGTACAGTGACGACGTGCCGGACACATAGGCAGGAGGGTGGCGCAATGCAAAGCCTTTATGGAGCTCGCTGCGACGCCGAAGACCAGAAGCCATAGCGCTGACAACGCCGGCCATGGCGACGCCACCAGCTGCGTGATGAACAAGATCATCTCCGTCGACAAGGAAGCTACGGCCGGAACCTCCCGTAGGCATCCCGTCGACATGCACCGGTGATGCCCGCGGCCGTAGAAATACAGGCCATGCCAAGGACAACACGCACAAGAAACTCAAGGCAGCAGGGACGACGCGCCCATCAACGACGGCATCGAAGTACACACACACCTAACGGTGGCAGCTGCGCCATTCCCACCCGAAGGCGGCGGGCGATACTCCGAACACACGCCGTGGAGCCATGACGTGGAGCGCGCCCCGGAACTTGAAGACGGAGGTAGGCAAACTCACGGAGACCGGCGCTGGCGGCCTCGACGCTGAGCCGGGATGGCGAAGGACAAACAATGGAGCTCCACGCCGTCGGCCACAACGCTGGCGATAGGAAGCCCACACGACGTGCCCAGCATGGagttgaccgaaaatgcgtctgacAGCCTCTCCAGcagcgcgacgcaaagtgaccgggcctgcggcaggtttgcgtctctaCGGACGCTGTGcatacgcgcaaagtgtccgctcgcgtctccaccgggcccgcctggcagcgagtctgcatcgagggcatcgcttcggcGATCAGCGCTTCCGCATCTGCTCCGCAGCCTTCACCATCAATGGTGCGGCTGCCTGTTCTGcacgcgcactggcgggcggcggctgggcttctgcgcctcCTTCAAAGGCATCGTATCCCGCAcgcggccgcccttaaaagtccaccggccgcgttcctccttcgcccacacctccactcgcaccaccaccatcgcatcgccatggggaagaagaacaacttcgaggcctccggcaaCGGCAGCAAGAGGGTGCCGCTCCCCTTCACGCTGGGGAGGCTCATGCATGGCAAATGGTTGCCGTGCGAGGCCTGGTCTGGCCTGCAactgcctggcggctggcggctcagctgccgccgggtgcccatccctccagtCCCTGCGCGCGAGCCTGATCGGAGCGCGGAGATTCTGCGAAGGAGGCGGTACCTActgccggacctccgcgccgatccggcgtacgccattgACTCTGAAAGTTGGCGCACGTATCTGTCGACCGAGACGGATAGGAGAAGAAgggcgggcttcatgggcgacagggattttcccttcgcggctgcaccgccgactcgtccacgaagacaggaggcgccgacgcgtcgtcagcaggcgccgacgcgcGCGCAGTacaacgacgatgacgacgcctacgatgacgacgacgactacatcgaggcgctctcgtaccataacgaggaggtgaaggacgacagcgacgactacgtcgcggccgtcttccacgaatggcagcaggccatggcggagggccgcaatttcgagttcccggagaacatgacggacgacgagatggcgaagctcggcgtcctcgtctccgagaacgACGCGCCTATGCAGCCGACGCTGCCCCGCTATGCCACCGgcgtcatgccgccgggcctgtcggaggatgaagcccttcgacGGGCGCTACAGGACTCGGCGGCGCCACAACCGCCGTCGTACAACCCCTGGGCTCCTCCTCCATAGCCGCATCCCTGGGCGCCTTCTCCACCGCCGACACAGCCttatccctgggcgcctccaccgccgccacagccgcagccctgggcgcctccaccgccgccacagccgcagccctgggcgcctccacctctagcaccgccggcgcgcccggcgtacgctcccccggatggcaacTGGCCATGGGcgataccggagctcatcgtgctcgacaacgacgaggagcagcagtaggagttaggttttttttttcatgttttaactatgtaaattatgtttcatgtttaaaaaaaatgattcggtcaaaaaatgcgtcgtgccgctggaaccacccccgacgcaaacggacgcgcggttgaTTTCGACCATTTCGGCAGACGCAAACAACACGCGCGaacgctaaaatgcgtcgcgccactCGAGATGCCCTAACACTAACATGGGTGCATCTAGTAGCTTTACGTACGTGCTTGGTACAGATCTACGTACAAGAACCAGAAACGTGCTCGCGTGCGTGCGTATGTGCTGCCCCCAAGCACGTGAAGAAGGTGTCGGGTGATGGAGATCCTTCGCGCATCTGCAACCTGGCCCTTGACCTGGGCACGCCGGCTCAACGTACACCTTTTGGGAGCTAGGTGGACATCTCAGTGCTGATCGTCATCATCATCTCAATGCTCCTCCTCATGCCCGTCTAAAACTCTGACGCTGAGGGCGGCGCGCGGCACCTGCGCGCCCATGCTCATCATCGGCTCGAGGAGAGATCGACATCGCCAGATGAAAAGAACCAACGCATTCGATCTGGCTAGAAATGCCCAGTATAGATGAGAAGAAGGAGCCAATGCATACCCGCCATGGCCCTCTCTAATAATCACACCGATCAAATTTAAACTAACTAACAATTATTTTATTACGTGCATGTGTGTGTGTTCTGGTATCAGGTACGAATGGATCCAAGCAAGCGGACATGACCCGACGAGGTCACCACGCTAATGTCTGGAGATCGCCTCACCATGGACGCCGAGGGGTCAGGTCCGTCGCGCCTGCTGCAAGCTCCACATCCACGCACGCCTGCAACGGAGTTTCTGCCGGAGGCCACATCGACATGTCGGCACATCTTCATCAACCCCTCCCGTACACAGGCGCTGACTGCATCGACTGGAAGATTGTCTTCACCGGCACGCCGGCAAGGCGGCAAGAACGCCAACTACATGGGCATGCTGCCATCCTTCTACGTCGAGCAACTACTCTAGTCGAGTCACACGACCACGACATGTCAAGCCTCCATGGCCCATGCACACTTCGGACATCACAAAATCTACATCGCCAAGTTCATACATCATCTTCATCAAGCCACGTTGCCACACGATGATGTTTAAGTCAACTCTGAAAACCAGATCGACCATCTTCCCCAACATCTGCCTAGCACCGATGAGGCGAAGCCACTCCATCGACTTGTCTTTTCTTCGATGAAGCGAACAATTTCTTGCTGGGCACCGACGAGGCGAAGGCAAGACATAAAGTCCGACACCGACGAGGTGGACGCCACCAGGCCTGGCACCGACGAGGCGAAGGCCGCCCATCTGTCTGGGCTGACGAGGCCAtacatcttcatcatcggacatcGACAAGCAGGAGAGTATGTCTAAGCATCGCTGGGGCGATGGACGTACCATCCCGCTTTCCACTTCGCAATCACATCATCATCGTCTACGCCAAGTGCATGAGAAGACGAGACTTGAAGACGACGACCATTGCAGCAGCTTAATCGGAGGTGGTCCACGGTGTTGACTCGCGAACGTAATTAATCGGGAGCCTTCCGAGGCCCCGTGAATCAGAACACACAATCGCCCAAGTCATATCGGCCGCGCTAGCAGGTCACGGACGCATATGTAAAGGGATCTTGTAATTTCGTTTCTCCATTGAGAGATTAATAAAAATACATGTTTCCCTATATTTTATTTGTGTACTTATGTACACTGGCACGCCCGCATATTTATTTTCCCCTGGTGCGAGAGATAATATTTAGTCCACTTTTTATTATTTCTCGTGTCAAACATTCCTttactacctcactagggataaagtgaatgcatctaCTACACGTGAAAAAAGTGACGATCTTGTTTGTTTAAGGTATCATATttaatattcaaacatcatgtcaaagtacttatggctatgctatgttacttcttaatacaagattgcatggagtcTTCATTGTGGAGTGTAAGAGAGATGTATTGCATCATATCTAAGTTAgaacgtgatgcccatatgaatgcttatcaaacACATATTGAAGTACCACCAATATTATCTTATTGATGAATTGTTATTATCCACTACAACATTAAAAAGAaagtagacaagtgaacccatgaaccccggtccaattttaatcataagaaaacCTTTCCATTGCATTCATCTTACTTTTTATTTGCAGCAACattctaatccgaaaatacaaaaaaaaattagtttacttaatCACAAACAAAACCCGCAAACAACTACCTCTCTATGGCATTTACTTAGTTTAATTTACTtatttagtttactttacttgtGTTGCATCTCTTATTTACTATTACTAATACAAAAACTAGTGATTGACatacacacggtggagttggggacacaaggcattaTTTTACTTtacaggattgctagaagaataGGAAGGAGACAACTCTTTCCTAATTCCCCGAGAGTTTGATATAAACCCTCAAGTCATCCTTGTGGGGAAAATTCTTCGCTGACCACAACACTTTGCACTTGGGATCAATCGTCGTTAGGCCAGAGTGAGCCTTAGCTGAATCGGTGGCTCCGGCGAAACCAACAAAGAAGTTGATCATGTTGACCGGCACCATCCACGCATGGGTGACTAGCACTAACGCCCGGTGGTAGGTGCTCGGCTGGATGTGGAAAAAGCCACCGGTGGTGATCATACGGCCAGAAATGATCGTCTGGCGGATCGGTGAGTAGGGTCTCTCCCATAGATCTGAGGCCAGACACCTCACGCTCCACGGTGGGTTCCACTATCGTGAATGTGACCATGACAGGTGCTACATGGTGCAACACTTCGTTGATGAAAGGCAAGGGTGGTGTAGGCATCTACGGGACGAGAGATGCACAAGACACGTGTGTTCCTTAGTTTCATCACCTTCGGAGGAGTAAAAAGCCTACGTCCTGCTAAATTGTATTGCTTTGGTGAGATTACAATGGGGGTGCTCAGCTAGTCGGTGGTGGCGAATGGCAGCTAGGTGTTTCCAAAGATGGGAGATCGGATCACTTCTAGGGTTTAGCCTAGGGGTTTATATAGACACCCCGGCTTAGGGTCTACATAAATAAGATCACGCGTATCTGCGAGCTAAAAGGCCGGATGGCCTTGACCTATGGTCCAAGATTCCCTTCAGGGCTTCAGTCGCCAGTGTATTTGGCCCAGTCGCCAGTGTTGGACCCCCTAGGGCACATCCCCACCATGTCTTTCTTGATCCAGGTTTGCAGCGCCCAGTGCCCACCACCAAAGAAAAGGGGGTGTAGGTCTGCCGTCTCATGGATGCTACAGTTGATGTGTTGGTCTAAAGGAGCAACGCCGTCGACTTGGATTTTAGTATTAGCGAGAGAGATAGTACATCATCATACCACTCAACTAAAAATGGGAATACATAACTAGTAGGTACATTACGAACATTCGAACTAATTAATGGAGCACATGATTATTAGGAGATCAAGCACACGGGTGATTGAACTATTTTGGATGTGCTGGGTACACTGGGCGCCGCAAAATTCCGCAGAGGCCACCATGAGCCAGATGACCACGCTGGAGGCGCATGTAGCCCCTCTCTCCCCATGACTCCCCCCACGAGTTCTTCACCAGCCAATAATTGACGCCAGGATCGTTGGCATCGTCACTTGGCGTTGTACCGTAGCCCACGAGCAGGGCTTCGTGCCTTTGCTTGGTGTCGATGTCGCAGAGCCCTCGGAAGATGCCGCCGCTGTAGCGTTTGAACTCGGTGGTGTTGCTGCCCCGAAAACGAATGACGACGGGCGCGTGGGCCACCGCGTCCATGAGCATATTCTCATCATATCGTTGCACGTAGTAAAATTTACTAATAGACATGACGGGAGCTCCCGAGGGTGTGGTGGTGTGGTGCAGTGTGACCCATTTCCCACATATGGGTACTGTTCGGAGGAATGGATGCCGTGCTTGTCGATGACGTATTGGAAGGCCATGTCAGCCCTGCCACCTTTGCAATGCTCCTTCGGGGGGCTGCAGTCAACTAGTTCCTGAACAGACAGGTTGGTGCGCTTGTTGTTCTTGAGGAAGTGGATGCTCTCCATCGCCCCGGCGGCAGCCATAGCCCAGCAGCTTCCGCATTCTCCCTGGAGCTTCACGCTAGTGAGTACACCGTCAACGGTCCGCCAGTCGACCATGAGTGGCAATTTGTCAGGGTAGTTCTGGCTAGGCTGGTGAAGGTTGAGCTTGATCTCGCGGTGGGGTCGGATCTTGAGGGGGGCGCAGTTGGCGAACGATTCGGAAAACTCATCTTGGGTCATGTCCGCGAACCAATTCAAATGATGTTTCACGCGCGTGCCGCCCTCATTCAGCTCGTACACAGCGCGTGCTTCCGCCTTGAAGATGGCGAACCGCTTCTCCTTGTCGATGGGGTCGCTGTCGTGCCTATAGAGCGTGTACCAGCGCTCGTACAGGCCACGCATGCCCTCCTCCGAAGCAACATTCTCTGAGCTGACGTATATTCTATCCGTCGCCGACGTGCTCGCCGCCAGAGCCATGGCCGCCAGTGCGGCGACCATGGTGAGCGCAGGGAGCATACCTCTTTCCATTGAAATATTAGACTGCATAGTTGTGTGGGTGGATTCGGGTGAAGTGAGTGTTCCAAGGACATCCGATCCACCTCCTTATATAGGAGAGAGAGAACTACATGGTTGGGTGTGTCCTTTATTCTACCACAACCTCAGGATGGCACGGTTCAATTGTAGACCTAGCTAATGCCGACAATATAtgcatcataggtagtatcatccaTTATATGCATATCTTAGAGTTAATATTTCACTAAAATTAATTAATGATTGAGAGAAATCATATTGGTATCAGAGGTAGATACTGTATAATAGCACGTATTACTAGAAAAATAAATGTCAAATATATCTTGTatatatatttgcattgagattttacAATCAAtaaatataagaagactatgataATACAACATGATACCATGAATTGTAGAGGTTGTATCATACGCTACTATCTAGTAGCATGATACACCCTATTATGATTAATCTCATAATGCAACTATTATGTCACCACATCTGTCGCATAACAGTTACGTGATGAAGCAACAAAATAACTGTGTGTTTCTATGGGTAGATCAAGTGTTTAGCCTATGTATTTAATAAAACAATTATATTTGGTTATTTTGTATCTTTGCtctttaatttttttatattttctctTTAATTACTTATAATTATGTATATTCATACTatatcaaaagatatgattttttcATAACCATCAAAGATATTAAAGAAATAAATAGCATAACTGCAGGTAACACCTTTAAATCATTTtttacttttcataaaagtgatcTTTCTGCTATTTCCACAGTAATGATCATTAATTTGCCTCATTTGTATTTGCCTCATTTGTATGTGATACTTTAATTCCACGTTGAATTGCAGTCACGTCGCTATCTATCCCATAGTGTTTAAATGAGACATTTATGAAGCAGAGTAGGTTTTTGTTTCAAATTAGGTGTA
It includes:
- the LOC127346601 gene encoding vignain-like, which translates into the protein MVAALAAMALAASTSATDRIYVSSENVASEEGMRGLYERWYTLYRHDSDPIDKEKRFAIFKAEARAVYELNEGGTRVKHHLNWFADMTQDEFSESFANCAPLKIRPHREIKLNLHQPSQNYPDKLPLMVDWRTVDGVLTSVKLQGECGSCWAMAAAGAMESIHFLKNNKRTNLSVQELVDCSPPKEHCKGGRADMAFQYVIDKHGIHSSEQYPYNMLMDAVAHAPVVIRFRGSNTTEFKRYSGGIFRGLCDIDTKQRHEALLVGYGTTPSDDANDPGVNYWLVKNSWGESWGERGYMRLQRGHLAHGGLCGILRRPVYPAHPK